The genomic interval GGGTTCGTCGAGAAGCAGGATCGCATGGTCGGTAATGAAGCCGCGCGCGATGTTGATACGTTGCTGCTCGCCGCCGGAGAAGGTGGCAGGCGGAAGCTGCCAGAGCGCCTCTGGCAGGTTGAGCCGGGCCAGCAGGACGCCGGCCTTTTCCCGCGCGGCCACGGTGTCCGCGCCGCGCGCGACGAGCGGCTCGGCCACCACATCGATCGCCGCCACACGCGGTACCGTGCGCAGGAATTGGCTGACATAGCCGAGCGTATCGCGCCGCACGTTGAGCACGGTGCGCGGATCGGCGGAGGCGAGATCGACGACACGCCCGTCGTGGCGGATGAGAATCTGGCCGGTGTCGACGGCATAATTACCGTAGATCATCTTGAGCAGCGAGCTCTTGCCGATCCCCGAGGGACCGCCGAGTACGACGCATTCGCCTGCTGCGACCGAAAAGGCGACGTCGGAGACGACGGGCAGTTTGATGCCGTCGCGCAGGTGCATGGTGAAGCTCTTCGAGACTTCGGAAACGACGAGGGGCGTTGGCATGATTTCTTCTTCCTGATTCTAACGAAGGCTCAGACCTGCAGGATCGAGGAGACGAGCAGTTGGGTGTAAGGCTCTCTCGGATCGTCGAGCACGCGGTCAGTCAGCCCATGTTCGATGACATAGCCGTCCTTCATCACCATCATGCGATGCGACAGAAGCCGGGCGACGGCGAGATCGTGGGTGACGATGATGGCGGAGAGGCCAAGGTCGTTGACAAGGCCGCGCACGAGATCGAGCAGGCGCGCCTGTACCGAAACGTCGAGACCACCGGTCGGCTCGTCCATGAAGACGAGGCGCGGGCCGGTGACGAGGTTGCGGGCGATCTGAAGGCGCTGGCGCATGCCGCCGGAAAAGGCGCGCGGCTGGTCGTCGATACGGTCGGCGTCGATCTCGACGCGTTCGAGCCAGTCGATCGCCGAGGCGCGAATCTTGCCATAGTGCCGGTCGCCGATCGCCATCAGCCGTTCGCCGACATTGGCGCCGGCAGAAACGGTCATGCGCAGGCCATCGGCGGGGTTCTGGTGCACGAAGCCCCAGTCGGTGCGCATCAGGAAGCGACGCTCGGCCTCGTTCATGCGGTAGAGGTCGCGGTAGCCGCCGTCGCGCATGTGGTATTCGACGCTGCCGGTGGTCGGCATCAGCCGGGTGGAGATGCAGTTGAGCAATGTCGTCTTGCCCGAGCCGGATTCGCCGACAATAGCGAGAACCTCGCCGGGCCAGAGCTCGAAGGATACATTCCGGCAGCCGATCCGGTTGCCATAGAATTTCGAGAGGTCGTTGACTTTGAGAAGCGGCGTGTCGGTCATTCGGCTGCCTCCCGGGCCAACATTTCGCCGGCATGCCCCTGGGCGCGGCGGTCTTCGCAATGGTCGGTATCGGAGCAGACGAACATGCGCCCGCCCTTGTCGTCGAGGATGACCTCGTCGAGGTAGACCTCCTCTGCGCCACAGAGCGCGCAGGGTGTGCCGAAACGCTGGATCTCGAAGGGATGGTCTTCAAAATCCAGGCTGACGACGTCGGTATAAGGCGGCACGGCATAGATGCGCTTTTCGCGGCCGGCACCGAAAAGCTGCAGCGCTTCGGACCTGTGCATCTTCGGATTGTCGAATTTCGGCGTCGGCGAGGGGTCCATGACGTAGCGGCCATGCACCTTGACCGGATAGGCATAGGTCGTGGCGATGCGGCCGTTGCGGGCGATGTCCTCATAGAGTTTCACATGCATGAGGCCGTATTCCTCGAGCGCATGCATCTTGCGTGTCTCGGTCTCGCGCGGTTCGAGAAAGCGCAGCGGTTCCGGGATCGGCACCTGATAGACGAGCACCTGGCCGGCTCCGAGCTTTTGCTCGGGGATGCGGTGGCGCGTCTGGATGATCGTCGCCTCGCTGGTGCGCGTCGTCACCGCGACATTGGCGACCTTCTGGAAGAAAGCGCGGATGGAGACGGCGTTGGTCGTATCGTCGGCGCCCTGGTCGATGACCTTCAGCACGTCGTCGGGGCCGATGATCGAGGCCGTCACTTGCACGCCGCCGGTGCCCCAGCCGTAGGGCATCGGCATTTCTCTGCTGGCGAAGGGCACCTGGTAGCCGGGAATGGCGATCGCCTTCAGGATGGCGCGGCGGATCATCCGCTTGGTCTGCTCGTCGAGATAGGCGAAGTTGTAGCTGGCGAGATCACTCATTCGGCGGCCTCCTTCATGTCGTCGCCAGCGTTGTGGGCGGCTTCGAATTCGCGGCGCATCCGGCGGACGAGATCGAGTTCGGCCTGGAAGTCCACATAATGCGGAAGCTTCAGGTGCTCGACGAAGCCCGTCGCCTGGACATTGTCGGAATGCGAAATGACGAATTCCTCGTCCTGGGCCGGGGCGGTGATATCCTCGCCGAACTCTTCGGCGCGCAGCGCGCGATCAACAAGCGCCATCGCCATC from Rhizobium lentis carries:
- the phnL gene encoding phosphonate C-P lyase system protein PhnL, which encodes MPTPLVVSEVSKSFTMHLRDGIKLPVVSDVAFSVAAGECVVLGGPSGIGKSSLLKMIYGNYAVDTGQILIRHDGRVVDLASADPRTVLNVRRDTLGYVSQFLRTVPRVAAIDVVAEPLVARGADTVAAREKAGVLLARLNLPEALWQLPPATFSGGEQQRINIARGFITDHAILLLDEPTASLDARNRAVVVDMIAQKKQAGVALLGIFHDEEVREAVADRILDVQQFSSRKIAA
- the phnK gene encoding phosphonate C-P lyase system protein PhnK, encoding MTDTPLLKVNDLSKFYGNRIGCRNVSFELWPGEVLAIVGESGSGKTTLLNCISTRLMPTTGSVEYHMRDGGYRDLYRMNEAERRFLMRTDWGFVHQNPADGLRMTVSAGANVGERLMAIGDRHYGKIRASAIDWLERVEIDADRIDDQPRAFSGGMRQRLQIARNLVTGPRLVFMDEPTGGLDVSVQARLLDLVRGLVNDLGLSAIIVTHDLAVARLLSHRMMVMKDGYVIEHGLTDRVLDDPREPYTQLLVSSILQV
- a CDS encoding alpha-D-ribose 1-methylphosphonate 5-phosphate C-P-lyase PhnJ, producing MSDLASYNFAYLDEQTKRMIRRAILKAIAIPGYQVPFASREMPMPYGWGTGGVQVTASIIGPDDVLKVIDQGADDTTNAVSIRAFFQKVANVAVTTRTSEATIIQTRHRIPEQKLGAGQVLVYQVPIPEPLRFLEPRETETRKMHALEEYGLMHVKLYEDIARNGRIATTYAYPVKVHGRYVMDPSPTPKFDNPKMHRSEALQLFGAGREKRIYAVPPYTDVVSLDFEDHPFEIQRFGTPCALCGAEEVYLDEVILDDKGGRMFVCSDTDHCEDRRAQGHAGEMLAREAAE